One genomic segment of Sminthopsis crassicaudata isolate SCR6 chromosome 4, ASM4859323v1, whole genome shotgun sequence includes these proteins:
- the ZBTB2 gene encoding zinc finger and BTB domain-containing protein 2 encodes MDLANHGLILLQQLNAQREFGFLCDCTVAIGDVYFKAHKSVLASFSNYFKMLFVHQTSECVRLKPTDIQPDIFSYLLHLMYTGKMAPQLIDPVRLEQGIKFLHAYPLIQEASLASQGAFSHPDQVFPLASSLYGIQIADHQVRQANKITSATDKLGREPRPQTSRMSQEQISEGSQLSQLNSNLTQVSRTNMTPSDPLQSSLSPELVSTPVPPPPPGEETNMEASSSDEQPASLTIAHVKPSIMKRNGSFPKYYACHLCGRRFTLRNSLREHLQLHTGVPFTSNQPGESNVSLSLCSNAVELGKDAMEVPEAGMISDSELQHISDSPIIDGQQQSETPPPSDIADIDNLEQADQEREVKRRKYECTICGRKFIQKSHWREHMYIHTGKPFKCSTCDKSFCRANQAARHVCLNQSIDTYTMVDKQTLELCTFEEGSQMDNMLVHANKPYKCNLCDKTFSTPNEVVKHSCQNQNSDVFALDEGRSILLGSGDSEVTEPDHSVLASIKKEQETVLLD; translated from the exons atggatttggCCAACCATGGACTTATTCTACTGCAACAATTAAACGCTCAGCGGGAGTTTGGTTTCCTGTGTGACTGCACGGTTGCTATTGGTGATGTTTACTTCAAGGCACACAAATCAGTCCTTGCTTCATTCTCCAATTACTTTAAGATGTTGTTTGTCCATCAGACCAG tGAGTGTGTCCGTTTGAAACCAACTGACATACAGCCTGATATTTTCAGCTATCTTTTGCATTTGATGTATACTGGGAAGATGGCACCTCAGCTTATTGATCCAGTTCGACTAGAACAAGGAATAAAGTTTCTTCATGCCTACCCACTAATTCAAGAGGCCAGCCTTGCAAGCCAAGGAGCCTTTTCACATCCGGACCAAGTTTTTCCATTAGCTTCTTCATTATATGGGATCCAAATTGCAGATCATCAAGTAAGGCAAGCCAACAAAATTACCTCAGCAACTGACAAACTTGGGCGGGAACCAAGACCACAGACTTCCAGAATGAGCCAAGAACAGATATCCGAGGGATCACAACTTTCTCagttaaattcaaatctgacacaAGTCAGTCGGACAAATATGACCCCCTCTGACCCACTACAGTCTTCACTGTCTCCAGAACTTGTTTCCAcacctgttcctcctcctcccccagggGAGGAAACAAACATGGAAGCATCTTCTTCAGATGAGCAACCTGCATCCCTTACAATAGCCCACGTCAAACCAAGCATCATGAAAAGGAATGGAAGCTTTCCAAAATACTATGCCTGCCATCTATGTGGGCGTCGGTTTACTCTTCGTAATAGCTTACGTGAGCACCTCCAACTTCATACAGGGGTACCATTTACATCAAATCAGCCTGGAGAAAGtaatgtttctctttctctgtgtagcaATGCAGTTGAACTAGGAAAAGATGCCATGGAAGTGCCAGAAGCAGGCATGATAAGTGACAGTGAGCTTCAGCATATTTCTGATTCTCCAATCATTGATGGGCAACAGCAGTCAGAAACTCCACCACCCTCAGACATTGCAGACATTGACAACTTGGAGCAAGCAGACCaagaaagggaagtaaaaagaCGGAAATATGAATGCACAATATGTGGGCGTAAATTTATTCAGAAAAGTCACTGGAGAgagcatatgtacatacatactgGCAAGCCTTTCAAATGCAGCACTTGTGATAAAAGCTTCTGCAGAGCCAATCAGGCTGCCAGGCACGTGTGCCTGAACCAGAGCATAGACACTTACACAATGGTGGACAAACAAACTCTGGAACTCTGTACTTTTGAAGAAGGTAGTCAGATGGACAACATGTTAGTACATGCCAACAAGCCCTACAAATGCAATTTGTGTGACAAAACTTTTTCAACACCTAATGAGGTGGTTAAGCATTCATGCCAAAATCAAAACTCTGATGTTTTTGCCCTTGATGAAGGGAGATCTATCCTCCTGGGCAGCGGGGACTCCGAAGTTACAGAGCCTGATCACTCAGTGTTAGCTTCCATCaaaaaagagcaagaaacagTGTTATTAGACTGA